One window from the genome of Lysobacter helvus encodes:
- the ppa gene encoding inorganic diphosphatase, which produces MGLELVPTGKNPPDEINVIIEIPKDAEPVKYEVDKASGAMFVDRVLSTPMRYPCNYGYVPHTLCGDGDPADVLVLMPLQLIPGSVIRVRPVGVLRMRDEAGADEKILAVPVTKVYPGYAHMVGLNDVPQHWRDRIAYFFEHYKDLEEGKWVKLDGWGDTEEARQILIESIARYNATEDKPNF; this is translated from the coding sequence ATGGGCCTGGAACTCGTCCCCACCGGCAAGAATCCGCCGGACGAAATCAACGTCATCATCGAGATCCCGAAGGACGCCGAACCCGTCAAGTACGAGGTCGACAAGGCCTCCGGCGCGATGTTCGTCGACCGCGTGCTGTCCACGCCGATGCGCTACCCCTGCAATTACGGCTACGTCCCCCACACGCTGTGCGGCGACGGCGACCCGGCCGACGTGCTGGTGCTGATGCCCCTGCAGCTCATCCCGGGTTCGGTGATCCGCGTGCGCCCGGTCGGCGTGCTGCGCATGCGCGACGAAGCCGGCGCCGACGAGAAGATCCTCGCCGTGCCGGTGACCAAGGTGTATCCGGGTTACGCCCACATGGTGGGCCTCAACGACGTGCCGCAGCACTGGCGCGACCGCATCGCCTACTTCTTCGAGCACTACAAGGACCTGGAAGAAGGCAAGTGGGTCAAGCTTGATGGGTGGGGCGACACCGAGGAAGCGCGGCAGATCCTGATCGAGTCGATCGCGCGCTACAACGCAACGGAAGACAAGCCGAACTTCTGA